The region ATGCCGCTGCCGCTGACCGTGCGGATGTCGTTGCCGGCGCCGATGCGGTTGGCCGTGCGGATGCCGTTGGCGGCGCTGATGTCGCTGTTGGTGGGGATGCCGTTGGCCGCCCCGAAGCCGCTGGCGGCGCTGATACCAATGCCGCCACCGTTGTCGCTGGCGCCGCCGATGTCGCTGGCCCCGCCGAGGCTGTTGGCGGCGGTCTCGTGGCCGGCGCCGACGCCAATGCCGCGGCCGATGCACGCGGTCGCGTCGTCGTCAGCGATGCTGCAGCGGCCGACGTCGGCGGACGCGATGCCGTGGAGACCGTGCTGATGGTGCACGGACTGCGCGGCACGCACCACGGCCTCGAACTGATCGCCGACGGACTCGACGAGCACCGGGTCGTCGTCCCCGACCTGCCGGGGTTCGGCGCCTCGGGGCCGATGTCCGGCCACCGGCACGACGTCGAGGGCTACGCGAGCGCGATGATTCAGCTGATCAAGCTGCTGGGTGACCGCCCGGTGACCCTGCTCGGTCACTCCTTCGGCTCCATCGTCGCCGCGCATGTCGCCTCCTCCGCTCCTGAGCTGGTGCGGCGGCTGGTGCTGGTCAACCCGATCTCGAGCCTGGCCCTGAACGGCCCGAGGGTGGTGCTGTCCGGGCTCACCTCCGCCTACTACTCCCTGGGCAAGGCGCTCCCGCCGCGCATGGGCAACTCGCTGCTGTCCAACAAGTGGATCGTCCTCGCCGCGAGCCGGACCATGACCCGCACCAAGGACAGGCAGCTCCGCCGGTTCATAGACCAGAACCACCTCCGG is a window of Saccharopolyspora erythraea NRRL 2338 DNA encoding:
- a CDS encoding alpha/beta fold hydrolase — encoded protein: MPSTRTEPVERVAEINGSDLHYWIHRDELGEARAAEDGGRPGATEADGSGNAGAIEADDRAAAGIGVDAAAADRADVVAGADAVGRADAVGGADVAVGGDAVGRPEAAGGADTNAATVVAGAADVAGPAEAVGGGLVAGADANAAADARGRVVVSDAAAADVGGRDAVETVLMVHGLRGTHHGLELIADGLDEHRVVVPDLPGFGASGPMSGHRHDVEGYASAMIQLIKLLGDRPVTLLGHSFGSIVAAHVASSAPELVRRLVLVNPISSLALNGPRVVLSGLTSAYYSLGKALPPRMGNSLLSNKWIVLAASRTMTRTKDRQLRRFIDQNHLRHFSRFHSPALLNETFLASVNNTVMEYVDALTMPTLLIAGESDEIAPLPGQRVLAKRLDDAELVVLPDVGHLVHYETPVAAANQIKRFLAAS